A region from the Tigriopus californicus strain San Diego chromosome 9, Tcal_SD_v2.1, whole genome shotgun sequence genome encodes:
- the LOC131886651 gene encoding calmodulin-like: MSAIVLFNQQKIRDRHKREALIEAFRKADKNGDGRLTVDDVYGIYMSHGVDVTREEVQKIVEAADKDGTGLLTEKEFVDSQKTGEGVTVMEDPKSQDDRQQPKDAGKQAELAFKLYDKDKDGYITKSEMEKLSKNLSKEQIEKVFARFDADGDGRLSYAEFRKMMNK; this comes from the exons ATGTCCGCAATTGTGCTTTTCAATCAGCAAAAGATCCGCGATCGCCACAAGAGAGAGGCGCTCATTGAGGCCTTCCGCAAGGCCGACAAGAATGGAGACGGCCGCCTCACGGTCGATGACGTCTACGGGATCTACATGAGCCACGGGGTCGACGTCACAAGAGAAGAGGTGCAAAAGATTGTCGAGGCCGCCGACAAGGATGGAACCGGCCTGCTCACCGAGAAGGAGTTCGTGGACAGTCAGAAGACCGGAGAAGGTGTGACG GTGATGGAAGACCCCAAAAGTCAAGATGATCGTCAGCAGCCAAAGGATGCGGGTAAACAGGCAGAGCTGGCCTTCAAGCTCTACGATAAGGACAAGGATGGATACATCACCAAGTCGGAGATGGAGAAGTTGTCCAAGAACCTTTCCAAAGAGCAAATCGAGAAGGTCTTTGCCCGCTTCGACGCCGATGGGGACGGTCGATTGAGCTATGCAGAGTTCCGAAAgatgatgaataaatga